In a single window of the Heliangelus exortis chromosome 1, bHelExo1.hap1, whole genome shotgun sequence genome:
- the PACSIN2 gene encoding protein kinase C and casein kinase substrate in neurons protein 2 isoform X1, whose amino-acid sequence MSGSYDDAVGVEVSSDSFWEVGNYKRTVKRIDDGHRLCNDLMNCIHERARIEKGYAQQLTEWAKRWKQLVEKGPQYGTVERAWCAFMSEAEKVSELHLEVKGSLMNEDFEKIKNWQKEAFHKQMMGGFKETKEAEDGFRKAQKPWAKKLKEVEAAKKAYHAACKEEKLAISRETNSKADPALNPEQLKKLQDKVERSKQDVLKTKEKYEKSLKELDNATPQYMENMEQVFEQCQQFEEKRLRFFREVLLEVQKHLDLSNVASYKNIYRELEQNIKTADAVEDLRWFRANQGPGMSMNWPQFEEWSADLNRTLSRREKKKASDGVTLTGINQTGDQVSQPNKHSSSLSVQSNTVQSVQSSYNPFEDEEDTGSTVSEKEDNKIKNVSSYEKNQSYPTDWSDEESNNPFSSTDANGDTNPFDEDASPAMEVRVRALYDYEGQEQDELSFKAGDELTKMENEDEQGWCKGRLDNGQIGLYPANYVEPIQ is encoded by the exons ATGTCTGGCTCATATGATGATGCGGTTGGAGTAGAAGTTTCTAGTGATAGCTTCTGGGAG GTTGGAAACTACAAGCGGACAGTGAAGCGAATTGACGATGGTCACAGACTGTGCAATGATCTGATGAATTGTATTCATGAACGGGCACGAATAGAGAAGGGCTATGCTCAGCAGCTTACAGAATGGGCAAAAAGATGGAAACAACTTGTGGAAAAAG GCCCACAGTATGGAACAGTAGAAAGGGCTTGGTGTGCTTTTATGTCAGAAGCTGAAAAAGTGAGTGAACTACATCTAGAAGTAAAAGGTTCACTGATGAATGAAGACTTTGAAAAAATCAAGAACTGGCAGAAGGAAGCCTTTCATAAGCAAATGATGGGAGGATTTAAGGAAACCAAAGAAGCAGAAGATGGATTTAGGAAAGCTCAGAAACCCTGGgcaaaaaagctgaaagag GTggaagctgcaaagaaagcatACCATGCAGCCTGCAAAGAGGAGAAACTGGCTATATCcagagaaacaaacagcaagGCTGATCCAGCACTAAATCCTGAACAACTTAAGAAATTACAAGACAAAGtggaaagaagcaaacaagATGTACTAAAG acaaaagaaaagtaTGAAAAATCACTGAAAGAATTAGATAATGCCACTCCTCAATATATGGAAAACATGGAGCAGGTATTTGAACAGTGTCAGCAGTTTGAGGAAAAACGCCTACGTTTCTTTCGAGAAGTGCTACTGGAAGTTCAAAAACACCTTGACTTGTCTAATGTTGCAAG TTACAAAAATATCTACCGTGAACTGGAACAGAATATTAAAACAGCAGATGCTGTGGAAGACCTGAGGTGGTTTAGAGCTAATCAAGGTCCAGGGATGTCAATGAATTGGCCTCAGTTTGAG GAGTGGTCTGCAGATCTGAATCGCACTCTcagtagaagagaaaagaagaaggcaTCTGATGGAGTGACTCTGACTGGTATTAATCAGACAGGAGATCAAGTTTCACAGCCTAACAAACAtagcag CAGTCTTAGTGTCCAGAGTAACACAGTGCAGTCAGTACAATCAAGTTACAATCCCTTCGAAGATGAAGAAGATACTGGGAGTACTGTCAGTGAAAAGGAGGACAATAAGATCAAAAA TGTTAGcagctatgaaaaaaaccagagcTACCCTACAGATTGGTCGGATGAAGAGTCCAACAATCCCTTCTCTTCCACTGATGCAAATGGAGACACCAATCCATTTGATGAAGATGCCTCTCCTGCAATGGAGGTCAGAGTACGTGCACTCTATGACTATGAGGGCCAAGAACAAGATGAACTCAGCTTTAAAGCTG GGGATGAATTAACTAAAATGGAGAATGAAGATGAGCAGGGTTGGTGCAAAGGACGTCTGGACAACGGACAAATTGGTTTATACCCAGCAAACTATGTAGAACCGATCCAGTGA
- the PACSIN2 gene encoding protein kinase C and casein kinase substrate in neurons protein 2 isoform X4, whose translation MNCIHERARIEKGYAQQLTEWAKRWKQLVEKGPQYGTVERAWCAFMSEAEKVSELHLEVKGSLMNEDFEKIKNWQKEAFHKQMMGGFKETKEAEDGFRKAQKPWAKKLKEVEAAKKAYHAACKEEKLAISRETNSKADPALNPEQLKKLQDKVERSKQDVLKTKEKYEKSLKELDNATPQYMENMEQVFEQCQQFEEKRLRFFREVLLEVQKHLDLSNVASYKNIYRELEQNIKTADAVEDLRWFRANQGPGMSMNWPQFEEWSADLNRTLSRREKKKASDGVTLTGINQTGDQVSQPNKHSSSLSVQSNTVQSVQSSYNPFEDEEDTGSTVSEKEDNKIKNVSSYEKNQSYPTDWSDEESNNPFSSTDANGDTNPFDEDASPAMEVRVRALYDYEGQEQDELSFKAGDELTKMENEDEQGWCKGRLDNGQIGLYPANYVEPIQ comes from the exons ATGAATTGTATTCATGAACGGGCACGAATAGAGAAGGGCTATGCTCAGCAGCTTACAGAATGGGCAAAAAGATGGAAACAACTTGTGGAAAAAG GCCCACAGTATGGAACAGTAGAAAGGGCTTGGTGTGCTTTTATGTCAGAAGCTGAAAAAGTGAGTGAACTACATCTAGAAGTAAAAGGTTCACTGATGAATGAAGACTTTGAAAAAATCAAGAACTGGCAGAAGGAAGCCTTTCATAAGCAAATGATGGGAGGATTTAAGGAAACCAAAGAAGCAGAAGATGGATTTAGGAAAGCTCAGAAACCCTGGgcaaaaaagctgaaagag GTggaagctgcaaagaaagcatACCATGCAGCCTGCAAAGAGGAGAAACTGGCTATATCcagagaaacaaacagcaagGCTGATCCAGCACTAAATCCTGAACAACTTAAGAAATTACAAGACAAAGtggaaagaagcaaacaagATGTACTAAAG acaaaagaaaagtaTGAAAAATCACTGAAAGAATTAGATAATGCCACTCCTCAATATATGGAAAACATGGAGCAGGTATTTGAACAGTGTCAGCAGTTTGAGGAAAAACGCCTACGTTTCTTTCGAGAAGTGCTACTGGAAGTTCAAAAACACCTTGACTTGTCTAATGTTGCAAG TTACAAAAATATCTACCGTGAACTGGAACAGAATATTAAAACAGCAGATGCTGTGGAAGACCTGAGGTGGTTTAGAGCTAATCAAGGTCCAGGGATGTCAATGAATTGGCCTCAGTTTGAG GAGTGGTCTGCAGATCTGAATCGCACTCTcagtagaagagaaaagaagaaggcaTCTGATGGAGTGACTCTGACTGGTATTAATCAGACAGGAGATCAAGTTTCACAGCCTAACAAACAtagcag CAGTCTTAGTGTCCAGAGTAACACAGTGCAGTCAGTACAATCAAGTTACAATCCCTTCGAAGATGAAGAAGATACTGGGAGTACTGTCAGTGAAAAGGAGGACAATAAGATCAAAAA TGTTAGcagctatgaaaaaaaccagagcTACCCTACAGATTGGTCGGATGAAGAGTCCAACAATCCCTTCTCTTCCACTGATGCAAATGGAGACACCAATCCATTTGATGAAGATGCCTCTCCTGCAATGGAGGTCAGAGTACGTGCACTCTATGACTATGAGGGCCAAGAACAAGATGAACTCAGCTTTAAAGCTG GGGATGAATTAACTAAAATGGAGAATGAAGATGAGCAGGGTTGGTGCAAAGGACGTCTGGACAACGGACAAATTGGTTTATACCCAGCAAACTATGTAGAACCGATCCAGTGA
- the PACSIN2 gene encoding protein kinase C and casein kinase substrate in neurons protein 2 isoform X3, which translates to MSGSYDDAVGVEVSSDSFWEVGNYKRTVKRIDDGHRLCNDLMNCIHERARIEKGYAQQLTEWAKRWKQLVEKGPQYGTVERAWCAFMSEAEKVSELHLEVKGSLMNEDFEKIKNWQKEAFHKQMMGGFKETKEAEDGFRKAQKPWAKKLKEVEAAKKAYHAACKEEKLAISRETNSKADPALNPEQLKKLQDKVERSKQDVLKTKEKYEKSLKELDNATPQYMENMEQVFEQCQQFEEKRLRFFREVLLEVQKHLDLSNVASYKNIYRELEQNIKTADAVEDLRWFRANQGPGMSMNWPQFEEWSADLNRTLSRREKKKASDGVTLTGINQTGDQVSQPNKHSSVSSYEKNQSYPTDWSDEESNNPFSSTDANGDTNPFDEDASPAMEVRVRALYDYEGQEQDELSFKAGDELTKMENEDEQGWCKGRLDNGQIGLYPANYVEPIQ; encoded by the exons ATGTCTGGCTCATATGATGATGCGGTTGGAGTAGAAGTTTCTAGTGATAGCTTCTGGGAG GTTGGAAACTACAAGCGGACAGTGAAGCGAATTGACGATGGTCACAGACTGTGCAATGATCTGATGAATTGTATTCATGAACGGGCACGAATAGAGAAGGGCTATGCTCAGCAGCTTACAGAATGGGCAAAAAGATGGAAACAACTTGTGGAAAAAG GCCCACAGTATGGAACAGTAGAAAGGGCTTGGTGTGCTTTTATGTCAGAAGCTGAAAAAGTGAGTGAACTACATCTAGAAGTAAAAGGTTCACTGATGAATGAAGACTTTGAAAAAATCAAGAACTGGCAGAAGGAAGCCTTTCATAAGCAAATGATGGGAGGATTTAAGGAAACCAAAGAAGCAGAAGATGGATTTAGGAAAGCTCAGAAACCCTGGgcaaaaaagctgaaagag GTggaagctgcaaagaaagcatACCATGCAGCCTGCAAAGAGGAGAAACTGGCTATATCcagagaaacaaacagcaagGCTGATCCAGCACTAAATCCTGAACAACTTAAGAAATTACAAGACAAAGtggaaagaagcaaacaagATGTACTAAAG acaaaagaaaagtaTGAAAAATCACTGAAAGAATTAGATAATGCCACTCCTCAATATATGGAAAACATGGAGCAGGTATTTGAACAGTGTCAGCAGTTTGAGGAAAAACGCCTACGTTTCTTTCGAGAAGTGCTACTGGAAGTTCAAAAACACCTTGACTTGTCTAATGTTGCAAG TTACAAAAATATCTACCGTGAACTGGAACAGAATATTAAAACAGCAGATGCTGTGGAAGACCTGAGGTGGTTTAGAGCTAATCAAGGTCCAGGGATGTCAATGAATTGGCCTCAGTTTGAG GAGTGGTCTGCAGATCTGAATCGCACTCTcagtagaagagaaaagaagaaggcaTCTGATGGAGTGACTCTGACTGGTATTAATCAGACAGGAGATCAAGTTTCACAGCCTAACAAACAtagcag TGTTAGcagctatgaaaaaaaccagagcTACCCTACAGATTGGTCGGATGAAGAGTCCAACAATCCCTTCTCTTCCACTGATGCAAATGGAGACACCAATCCATTTGATGAAGATGCCTCTCCTGCAATGGAGGTCAGAGTACGTGCACTCTATGACTATGAGGGCCAAGAACAAGATGAACTCAGCTTTAAAGCTG GGGATGAATTAACTAAAATGGAGAATGAAGATGAGCAGGGTTGGTGCAAAGGACGTCTGGACAACGGACAAATTGGTTTATACCCAGCAAACTATGTAGAACCGATCCAGTGA
- the PACSIN2 gene encoding protein kinase C and casein kinase substrate in neurons protein 2 isoform X2, with the protein MSGSYDDAVGVEVSSDSFWEVGNYKRTVKRIDDGHRLCNDLMNCIHERARIEKGYAQQLTEWAKRWKQLVEKGPQYGTVERAWCAFMSEAEKVSELHLEVKGSLMNEDFEKIKNWQKEAFHKQMMGGFKETKEAEDGFRKAQKPWAKKLKEVEAAKKAYHAACKEEKLAISRETNSKADPALNPEQLKKLQDKVERSKQDVLKTKEKYEKSLKELDNATPQYMENMEQVFEQCQQFEEKRLRFFREVLLEVQKHLDLSNVASYKNIYRELEQNIKTADAVEDLRWFRANQGPGMSMNWPQFEEWSADLNRTLSRREKKKASDGVTLTGINQTGDQVSQPNKHSSLSVQSNTVQSVQSSYNPFEDEEDTGSTVSEKEDNKIKNVSSYEKNQSYPTDWSDEESNNPFSSTDANGDTNPFDEDASPAMEVRVRALYDYEGQEQDELSFKAGDELTKMENEDEQGWCKGRLDNGQIGLYPANYVEPIQ; encoded by the exons ATGTCTGGCTCATATGATGATGCGGTTGGAGTAGAAGTTTCTAGTGATAGCTTCTGGGAG GTTGGAAACTACAAGCGGACAGTGAAGCGAATTGACGATGGTCACAGACTGTGCAATGATCTGATGAATTGTATTCATGAACGGGCACGAATAGAGAAGGGCTATGCTCAGCAGCTTACAGAATGGGCAAAAAGATGGAAACAACTTGTGGAAAAAG GCCCACAGTATGGAACAGTAGAAAGGGCTTGGTGTGCTTTTATGTCAGAAGCTGAAAAAGTGAGTGAACTACATCTAGAAGTAAAAGGTTCACTGATGAATGAAGACTTTGAAAAAATCAAGAACTGGCAGAAGGAAGCCTTTCATAAGCAAATGATGGGAGGATTTAAGGAAACCAAAGAAGCAGAAGATGGATTTAGGAAAGCTCAGAAACCCTGGgcaaaaaagctgaaagag GTggaagctgcaaagaaagcatACCATGCAGCCTGCAAAGAGGAGAAACTGGCTATATCcagagaaacaaacagcaagGCTGATCCAGCACTAAATCCTGAACAACTTAAGAAATTACAAGACAAAGtggaaagaagcaaacaagATGTACTAAAG acaaaagaaaagtaTGAAAAATCACTGAAAGAATTAGATAATGCCACTCCTCAATATATGGAAAACATGGAGCAGGTATTTGAACAGTGTCAGCAGTTTGAGGAAAAACGCCTACGTTTCTTTCGAGAAGTGCTACTGGAAGTTCAAAAACACCTTGACTTGTCTAATGTTGCAAG TTACAAAAATATCTACCGTGAACTGGAACAGAATATTAAAACAGCAGATGCTGTGGAAGACCTGAGGTGGTTTAGAGCTAATCAAGGTCCAGGGATGTCAATGAATTGGCCTCAGTTTGAG GAGTGGTCTGCAGATCTGAATCGCACTCTcagtagaagagaaaagaagaaggcaTCTGATGGAGTGACTCTGACTGGTATTAATCAGACAGGAGATCAAGTTTCACAGCCTAACAAACAtagcag TCTTAGTGTCCAGAGTAACACAGTGCAGTCAGTACAATCAAGTTACAATCCCTTCGAAGATGAAGAAGATACTGGGAGTACTGTCAGTGAAAAGGAGGACAATAAGATCAAAAA TGTTAGcagctatgaaaaaaaccagagcTACCCTACAGATTGGTCGGATGAAGAGTCCAACAATCCCTTCTCTTCCACTGATGCAAATGGAGACACCAATCCATTTGATGAAGATGCCTCTCCTGCAATGGAGGTCAGAGTACGTGCACTCTATGACTATGAGGGCCAAGAACAAGATGAACTCAGCTTTAAAGCTG GGGATGAATTAACTAAAATGGAGAATGAAGATGAGCAGGGTTGGTGCAAAGGACGTCTGGACAACGGACAAATTGGTTTATACCCAGCAAACTATGTAGAACCGATCCAGTGA